The proteins below come from a single Agromyces flavus genomic window:
- the ilvC gene encoding ketol-acid reductoisomerase, whose product MAEIYYDKDADLSLIQGKKVAVIGYGSQGHAHAQNLRDSGVQVVVGLKDDSKSKPKAEEAGFEVKNVADAAAWADVVVILAPDQFQRHIYAESVKDQLAPGNALVFGHGFNVRFGYIQAPEGVDVILVAPKAPGHTVRREFVAGRGIPDIIAVEQDASGQAWDLAKSYAKAIGGTRAGVIKTTFTEETETDLFGEQSVLCGGVSQLVQYGFETLTEAGYQPEIAYFEVLHELKLIVDLMWEGGISKQRWSVSDTAEYGDYVSGPRVIDPSVKENMKAVLADIQDGTFAKRFIDDQDNGAKEFLELRAKGEGHPIETTGRELRKLFSWTQVDEDDYVDGEVAR is encoded by the coding sequence ATGGCTGAGATCTACTACGACAAGGACGCCGACCTCTCGCTCATCCAGGGCAAGAAGGTCGCCGTCATCGGCTACGGCTCGCAGGGCCACGCGCACGCGCAGAACCTCCGCGACTCCGGCGTCCAGGTCGTCGTCGGCCTGAAGGACGACTCCAAGTCCAAGCCCAAGGCCGAGGAGGCCGGCTTCGAGGTCAAGAACGTCGCCGACGCCGCGGCGTGGGCCGACGTCGTCGTCATCCTCGCGCCCGACCAGTTCCAGCGCCACATCTACGCCGAGTCGGTCAAGGACCAGCTCGCGCCCGGCAACGCGCTCGTCTTCGGCCACGGCTTCAACGTCCGCTTCGGCTACATCCAGGCGCCCGAGGGCGTCGACGTGATCCTCGTCGCGCCGAAGGCCCCCGGCCACACTGTGCGCCGCGAGTTCGTCGCGGGCCGCGGCATCCCCGACATCATCGCGGTCGAGCAGGATGCCTCGGGCCAGGCGTGGGACCTCGCGAAGTCGTACGCCAAGGCCATCGGCGGCACCCGCGCGGGCGTCATCAAGACGACGTTCACCGAGGAGACCGAGACCGACCTGTTCGGCGAGCAGTCCGTGCTCTGCGGGGGCGTGTCGCAGCTCGTGCAGTACGGCTTCGAGACGCTGACCGAGGCAGGCTACCAGCCCGAGATCGCGTACTTCGAGGTGCTCCACGAGCTCAAGCTCATCGTCGACCTCATGTGGGAAGGCGGCATCTCGAAGCAGCGCTGGTCGGTCTCCGACACGGCCGAGTACGGCGACTACGTCTCGGGCCCGCGCGTCATAGACCCGAGCGTCAAGGAGAACATGAAGGCGGTGCTCGCCGACATCCAGGACGGCACCTTCGCCAAGCGCTTCATCGACGACCAGGACAACGGCGCCAAGGAGTTCCTCGAGCTCCGCGCCAAGGGCGAGGGCCACCCCATCGAGACCACCGGTCGCGAGCTCCGCAAGCTCTTCTCGTGGACCCAGGTCGACGAGGACGACTACGTGGACGGCGAGGTCGCTCGCTGA
- a CDS encoding adenylate/guanylate cyclase domain-containing protein has protein sequence MTDGSPVERARAALGRHSWREAFDLLSAEDEAGALAPADLVLLAQAAWWVGKLPMAIEVRERAFASAIAQHDGAVAARLAVTLARDHLFRNAYPVANAWLKRAQGLLDQVPENPGHGWLAAMQAFHDALVGDEHGALANATQALDIGRRHHDRDLETFAMAERGSALVSTGRVIEGLALVDEATVTAVSGEIEPDIAGGICCTGIETYSSIGEWTRAAEWTEAQDRWCRREGINGYPGMCRVFRSEIKRRRGDWLEAEAEARQASVELAGFVPAAVGTALYQVGEIRLRRGDLPGAEAALVEAHALGTDPEPAMSLLRLAEGKVEVAATGIRWALDGPVPTPTWRATPDTGPHRLPLLQAQVEIALAESDAMTARAAAEELGRIASEFPTGVPQAAAAAAMGAVEAAEGTLDDARRDLLLAASLYTAAEAPFETAIVRRGLADVHAAAGDADAAIVEARAALLVFERLGAVPEVHRTERLIATIEASLDASALDGSARGPLDGGLPRVVRTFVFTDIVDSTRLTELLGDEAWTRILRWHDQAVRAAVAEHGGQEIKETGDGFFLAFDDPDQAVDASVAIQRKLADLRREHAFAPEVRIGVHRAEASRTGLDYIGGGVNLAARIGMAASGSEILVSAATIVGSRRHDLPIERRSLSLKGIADPVEVAAVAWR, from the coding sequence GTGACCGATGGCTCACCGGTCGAACGCGCCCGGGCGGCGCTCGGGCGCCACTCGTGGCGTGAAGCGTTCGACCTGCTCAGCGCCGAGGACGAGGCGGGGGCGCTCGCGCCCGCCGACCTCGTGCTGCTGGCCCAGGCGGCGTGGTGGGTGGGCAAGCTGCCCATGGCGATCGAGGTGCGTGAACGGGCCTTCGCCTCGGCGATCGCGCAGCACGACGGCGCCGTGGCCGCCCGGCTCGCCGTGACGCTCGCCCGTGACCACCTCTTCCGCAATGCCTATCCCGTCGCCAACGCGTGGCTCAAGCGGGCTCAGGGCCTCCTCGACCAGGTGCCGGAGAACCCCGGCCACGGATGGCTCGCAGCGATGCAGGCCTTCCACGACGCCCTCGTGGGCGATGAGCACGGCGCCCTCGCCAACGCCACTCAGGCCCTCGACATCGGTCGGCGCCACCACGACCGCGACCTCGAGACCTTCGCCATGGCGGAGCGCGGCTCGGCACTCGTCTCGACCGGCCGGGTGATCGAGGGTCTGGCACTCGTCGACGAAGCCACCGTCACGGCCGTCTCCGGCGAGATCGAGCCGGACATCGCAGGGGGCATCTGCTGCACGGGAATCGAGACGTACAGTTCGATCGGCGAGTGGACCCGTGCCGCCGAATGGACCGAGGCGCAGGACCGGTGGTGCCGGCGCGAGGGAATCAACGGCTATCCCGGCATGTGCCGCGTCTTCAGGTCCGAGATCAAGCGTCGACGCGGTGATTGGCTCGAGGCCGAGGCGGAGGCCCGCCAGGCTTCGGTCGAGCTCGCGGGCTTCGTGCCTGCTGCCGTCGGCACGGCGCTCTACCAGGTCGGTGAGATCCGGCTGCGCCGTGGCGACCTCCCAGGCGCTGAGGCGGCCCTCGTGGAGGCGCATGCGCTGGGGACCGACCCCGAACCCGCGATGTCGTTGCTGCGACTCGCCGAGGGCAAGGTCGAGGTCGCGGCGACGGGCATCAGATGGGCTCTGGACGGACCGGTGCCGACGCCGACCTGGCGGGCGACGCCGGACACCGGGCCCCATCGCCTGCCGCTGCTGCAGGCACAGGTCGAGATCGCGCTGGCCGAATCCGACGCGATGACGGCACGAGCGGCCGCCGAGGAGCTCGGCCGGATCGCGTCGGAGTTCCCGACCGGTGTGCCGCAGGCTGCTGCGGCGGCGGCGATGGGTGCGGTCGAGGCGGCGGAGGGCACGCTCGACGACGCTCGCCGGGACCTCTTGCTGGCGGCGTCGCTGTACACGGCTGCGGAGGCGCCCTTCGAGACGGCGATCGTACGTCGTGGTCTCGCCGACGTCCACGCGGCCGCCGGTGACGCCGATGCCGCGATCGTCGAGGCACGGGCCGCCCTGTTGGTGTTCGAGCGGCTCGGGGCCGTCCCCGAAGTGCATCGCACCGAGCGGCTGATCGCCACGATCGAGGCGTCCCTGGACGCGAGCGCGCTCGACGGCTCGGCTCGCGGACCGCTGGATGGCGGCCTGCCGAGGGTGGTGCGGACCTTCGTCTTCACCGACATCGTCGACTCGACACGACTCACCGAGTTGCTCGGCGACGAGGCCTGGACCCGCATCCTGAGGTGGCACGATCAGGCCGTACGCGCCGCCGTGGCCGAACACGGCGGGCAGGAGATCAAGGAGACCGGGGACGGGTTCTTCCTCGCGTTCGACGATCCGGACCAGGCCGTCGATGCTTCCGTGGCCATCCAGCGGAAACTGGCCGACCTGCGGCGCGAGCACGCGTTCGCCCCTGAGGTGCGGATCGGCGTCCACCGCGCCGAGGCGAGCCGGACGGGGCTCGACTACATCGGCGGCGGCGTCAACCTCGCGGCGCGCATCGGGATGGCCGCATCCGGGTCCGAGATCCTCGTGAGCGCCGCGACGATCGTCGGTTCACGGCGGCACGACCTGCCGATCGAGCGTCGGTCGTTGTCCCTCAAGGGGATAGCCGACCCCGTCGAGGTCGCCGCCGTCGCCTGGCGGTAG
- a CDS encoding bifunctional metallophosphatase/5'-nucleotidase: MTRHTHPEPTPRWCSCAVPDDEVEPTTSGSGFSRRNLLVGASAASVLAAAGWPGAAQAAPRDDSLKITIMGTSDLHSNAVNWDYYKDATYSDRDQNAIGLARVSSVVKQIREKRGRDHTLLFDAGDTIQGSPLGFYYALVDPVTESGATHPIAAQMNAIGYDAVALGNHEFNYGLEFLDYWISQMDADVLAANAVHAGTKVPAFTPYTIKTMKVKGRPPVRVGVLGLTNPGVVIWDKANVSGKIEVLDLVEAAARWVPVMRREGADVVVVSAHSGESGTSSYGSDLPVENAAKLVAEQVPGIDAILFGHAHVDVPERLVTNTVTGKTVVMSEPKNWGQRLSVFDLDLEFSRGKWSVTKGSACTINTNTVVDDPELVAVVRAQHEAVVKYVNTPVAVSTQALSAAEACWKDTAILDYVNEVQTATVAAAVAGTPEAALPIVSIAAPFNRGATFPAGEVTIKDVAGLYIYDNTLMASVLTGAQIKEYLEYSAKYFKQVAPDAPVDPAAWTNAPWPTPQSPTIPDYNYDQFSGVDYGVDISQPVGSRIVGLSFNGAAVAADQKFLVAVNNYRQSGGGGFPHIATAPVVYNAQVAIREAIVSYASAQGTIDPADFHVENWRLVRNGTPVV; encoded by the coding sequence ATGACCCGACACACTCACCCTGAGCCCACCCCGCGCTGGTGTTCCTGCGCCGTGCCTGACGACGAGGTCGAGCCCACGACCTCCGGCTCCGGCTTCAGCCGACGCAACCTGCTGGTCGGCGCGTCCGCGGCCTCCGTGCTCGCGGCGGCCGGCTGGCCCGGCGCCGCCCAGGCCGCGCCGCGCGATGATTCCCTCAAGATCACGATCATGGGCACGTCCGACCTGCACAGCAACGCCGTCAACTGGGACTACTACAAGGACGCGACGTACAGCGACAGGGATCAGAACGCGATCGGCCTCGCGCGCGTCTCCAGCGTCGTCAAGCAGATCCGCGAGAAGCGCGGTCGCGACCACACACTGCTGTTCGACGCCGGCGACACCATCCAGGGGTCGCCGCTCGGTTTCTACTACGCGCTCGTCGACCCGGTGACCGAGAGCGGGGCGACCCATCCGATCGCGGCGCAGATGAACGCCATCGGCTACGACGCCGTCGCACTCGGCAACCACGAGTTCAACTACGGGCTCGAGTTCCTCGACTACTGGATCTCGCAGATGGACGCCGACGTGCTCGCCGCCAACGCGGTGCACGCCGGCACGAAGGTGCCCGCATTCACGCCGTACACGATCAAGACCATGAAGGTGAAGGGGCGCCCGCCGGTCCGCGTCGGCGTGCTCGGCCTCACGAACCCCGGCGTCGTGATCTGGGACAAGGCGAACGTCAGCGGCAAGATCGAGGTGCTCGACCTCGTCGAGGCTGCGGCCCGGTGGGTTCCGGTCATGCGTCGCGAGGGCGCGGATGTGGTGGTCGTCAGCGCCCACTCGGGTGAGAGCGGCACATCGTCGTACGGCAGCGACCTGCCCGTCGAGAATGCGGCGAAGCTCGTCGCCGAGCAGGTGCCCGGCATCGACGCCATCCTCTTCGGGCACGCCCACGTCGACGTGCCCGAGCGGCTCGTGACGAACACGGTCACCGGAAAGACGGTCGTGATGAGCGAACCGAAGAACTGGGGCCAGCGCCTCAGCGTCTTCGACCTGGATCTCGAGTTCTCGCGCGGCAAGTGGAGCGTCACGAAGGGCTCCGCCTGCACCATCAACACCAACACGGTCGTCGACGACCCCGAGCTCGTCGCCGTCGTGCGCGCGCAGCACGAGGCAGTGGTGAAGTACGTCAACACGCCGGTGGCCGTCTCCACCCAGGCCCTGTCGGCCGCCGAGGCGTGCTGGAAGGACACCGCGATCCTCGACTACGTGAACGAGGTCCAGACCGCGACGGTCGCGGCCGCCGTGGCCGGCACGCCCGAGGCGGCGCTGCCCATCGTGTCGATCGCGGCACCGTTCAACCGCGGCGCCACGTTCCCGGCCGGCGAGGTGACCATCAAGGATGTCGCAGGGCTGTACATCTACGACAACACGCTCATGGCCTCGGTGCTCACGGGCGCCCAGATCAAGGAGTACCTCGAGTACTCGGCGAAGTACTTCAAGCAGGTGGCGCCCGATGCCCCGGTCGACCCGGCGGCATGGACGAACGCCCCATGGCCGACCCCCCAATCGCCGACCATCCCGGACTACAACTACGACCAGTTCTCGGGCGTCGACTACGGCGTCGACATCTCTCAGCCGGTCGGCTCGCGCATCGTCGGCCTCTCCTTCAACGGTGCAGCCGTCGCGGCCGACCAGAAGTTCCTCGTCGCGGTCAACAACTACCGGCAGTCCGGTGGCGGTGGCTTCCCGCACATCGCGACCGCACCGGTGGTCTACAACGCGCAGGTGGCCATCCGCGAGGCCATCGTGTCGTACGCCTCGGCGCAGGGCACGATCGACCCGGCCGACTTCCACGTCGAGAACTGGCGACTCGTCAGGAACGGGACGCCCGTGGTCTGA
- a CDS encoding nSTAND1 domain-containing NTPase, which yields MSVGVLGPLLTDNGPLSPRERSVLSALVLRSGFPVSPHELADAVWGDDPPGTWPKQVQHAVSLLRRALGSRLIRTGPGGYTIVLDPDSVDARRFDRLVEAARAHADDGDPARAIDALDRALELWRGAPYPDLPEWPPAVVESARLSEVRVEAEELLLRCRLALGGHASVIAGAERLVREQPLREQRWVLLATALYRNGRQADALAAIRSARQRLAEELGIEPGEELRGLELAILRHDSVLDVGEPPATPSDACPYHGLTAFGVDDEEDFFGRGEDIGAALDRLAHSPFLAVTGASGSGKSSLVRAGLVPVLRRRGDRVVILTPSAKLGAAVRDAMAGARRAPVVVVVDQFEELFHTGAGTHDVDDVAHALAEAIEQGASIILVVRSDFLDDCAAQPELRRLFSAGVHLVGPMSPENLRAAIEQPARRAGLRLEPGLSELILRDATGGSGSLPHVSHALVETWLRREGGTLTVAGYEASGGISGAIAQSADRLYQSMDARQRALCRSTLARLVALAPDGSPVRRRVPSRALRADPSRDEVLALLADARLVSTEADSLAVAHESIATAWPRLHAWLEEDAEGTRLLASLSLAAEAWDADGRPDEDLYRGGRLQAVREWREAEPRDLTDTESAFLAASSARETSEQEALAERARHDRRQNRRLRSTLAMAAGLIVLLVGAGSVAMVSSREASAQRDSATIEGLVGMALALRDSERDVSALLAAEAYRRWPDDPRTRSGLMGVLQGAGGFLGNAFMPGVNHAYGAVIPGTEQALVVTVDGELAIRDLETAQVARDLDLGFQADVNGPILVAVSGDGRVGAVLWSTESVEIPGQLIGVASASQLVVVELASGRHLVGPTPLDIGAGALALDRTGSIVAVAAARDGAVTLVSTDSGERRPIAGDRPIPLDRDTLAVAMTFDPAGRLIVGRLGTSLDVIDPASARVVDSIVVPEGSAHQAIDVTPSGRIVAAGDKELIAVDAAAKRVVWSRELGGQTYGPCYWLAVSEPHDRIYCGNRYGRITVFVLEDGRATGESLDSLLGDVGTMEVSPDGAVLTTISGTEAAISRWSLDGGGAAHRLVAPGATAVGGYSFEGSSIVVAPPHPGSISESPWVGAAVVDTRTGAQTYELDGAVNAVGWAAGRRLIANYPDDLAFRVVDPDRGAPIGEPLDLHRYWVDLDGAVIHAMDPEGRIVDLDSADLEPVGDPLAFDGWPIWFAKSPDGRRIAVTYFGESALAPDGTPVSTHVTIIDGDDGQVVEDRALFIGGTVILDDGRLIGLEDNRIGWYETDTLDRTGSLPGAAGGLGIPALSTDARTLLISAADGSTMLYDLPSGTRIGEPLHADPATPLAEHLRPDGMELALSMPEGVVVWDLDPEHQFDAVCRVAGRDLTADEWRTYLSDLGEPQSTCGFDSAD from the coding sequence ATGAGCGTGGGGGTCCTCGGCCCGCTGCTCACCGACAACGGGCCGTTGAGCCCGAGGGAACGATCGGTTCTCTCGGCGTTGGTCCTCCGCAGCGGATTCCCCGTCTCCCCCCACGAGTTGGCTGACGCGGTCTGGGGCGACGACCCGCCGGGCACCTGGCCGAAGCAGGTGCAGCACGCCGTCAGCCTGCTGCGCCGGGCTCTCGGCTCCCGGCTGATCAGGACTGGGCCGGGCGGGTACACGATCGTGCTCGACCCGGACTCGGTGGATGCGCGTCGGTTCGACCGACTCGTGGAGGCCGCCCGCGCGCACGCCGACGACGGTGATCCTGCGCGCGCGATCGACGCGCTCGATCGCGCACTCGAACTCTGGCGCGGTGCACCGTACCCCGACCTGCCCGAATGGCCGCCTGCCGTCGTCGAGTCGGCGCGCCTCTCGGAGGTGCGCGTCGAGGCCGAAGAACTCCTCCTCCGCTGCCGACTGGCGCTGGGCGGGCACGCGTCGGTGATCGCCGGCGCCGAGCGTCTCGTCCGCGAGCAGCCCCTGCGAGAGCAACGTTGGGTCCTGCTCGCCACCGCGCTCTACCGGAACGGAAGGCAGGCCGATGCCCTCGCGGCGATCAGGTCGGCGCGCCAGCGTCTGGCGGAGGAGCTCGGGATCGAGCCGGGCGAGGAGCTCCGCGGGCTCGAACTGGCGATCCTGAGGCACGACTCAGTGCTCGACGTCGGGGAGCCTCCCGCGACGCCGAGCGACGCGTGCCCGTACCACGGCCTCACGGCATTCGGGGTCGACGACGAGGAAGACTTCTTCGGTCGCGGCGAGGACATCGGCGCAGCCCTCGACCGCCTCGCGCATTCGCCCTTCCTGGCGGTGACCGGAGCATCCGGCAGCGGCAAGTCGAGCCTCGTTCGTGCCGGTCTCGTGCCCGTCCTGCGGCGGCGAGGCGATCGTGTCGTGATCCTGACCCCGTCGGCGAAGCTCGGCGCGGCCGTTCGAGATGCGATGGCCGGGGCTCGGCGGGCGCCGGTCGTCGTCGTGGTGGACCAGTTCGAGGAGCTCTTCCATACGGGAGCCGGGACCCACGACGTGGACGATGTCGCCCACGCCCTCGCCGAGGCGATCGAGCAGGGGGCCTCGATCATCCTCGTGGTGCGTTCCGACTTCCTCGACGACTGCGCTGCCCAGCCGGAGCTTCGCCGGCTGTTCTCGGCAGGCGTGCACCTGGTCGGTCCGATGTCGCCGGAGAACCTCCGCGCGGCGATCGAGCAGCCCGCGCGCCGCGCCGGACTCCGTCTCGAGCCCGGCCTCTCCGAGCTGATCCTCCGGGATGCGACGGGAGGCAGCGGTTCGCTCCCTCACGTCTCGCACGCGCTCGTCGAGACCTGGCTTCGTCGCGAGGGCGGCACTCTGACGGTGGCCGGTTACGAGGCATCCGGTGGCATCTCCGGCGCCATCGCACAGTCTGCGGACCGGCTGTACCAGTCGATGGATGCGCGCCAACGGGCCCTGTGCCGCTCGACGCTGGCACGGCTCGTTGCACTCGCTCCCGACGGCAGTCCCGTGCGTCGGCGGGTGCCCTCGCGTGCACTCCGAGCCGATCCCTCGCGAGACGAGGTCCTCGCCCTGCTCGCCGATGCACGGCTCGTGAGCACCGAGGCCGATTCCCTCGCCGTCGCCCACGAGTCGATCGCGACCGCGTGGCCGCGACTCCACGCCTGGCTCGAGGAGGACGCGGAGGGCACGCGGCTGCTCGCCTCGCTCTCGCTCGCCGCGGAGGCATGGGACGCCGACGGCCGCCCGGATGAGGACCTCTACCGCGGAGGTCGCCTGCAGGCGGTGCGCGAGTGGCGCGAAGCCGAGCCGAGGGACCTCACCGACACCGAGTCGGCCTTCCTCGCCGCGTCCTCCGCGCGGGAGACCTCGGAGCAGGAGGCGCTCGCCGAGCGCGCCCGGCACGACCGCCGGCAGAATCGGCGGCTCCGCAGCACCTTGGCGATGGCGGCGGGGCTGATCGTGCTCCTGGTCGGAGCCGGGTCGGTTGCCATGGTGTCGTCTCGCGAAGCGAGCGCCCAGCGGGACAGCGCCACCATCGAGGGCCTGGTCGGCATGGCGCTCGCCCTTCGAGACTCCGAACGCGACGTCTCGGCCCTGCTCGCCGCGGAGGCCTATCGGCGCTGGCCGGATGACCCGCGCACGCGATCGGGCCTCATGGGAGTGCTTCAAGGAGCCGGAGGATTCCTCGGGAACGCGTTCATGCCCGGTGTGAACCACGCCTACGGTGCTGTGATCCCCGGGACCGAGCAGGCGCTCGTCGTAACGGTCGACGGCGAGCTCGCGATTCGAGATCTCGAGACCGCCCAAGTCGCACGGGATCTGGACCTCGGATTCCAAGCCGATGTCAATGGGCCGATCCTCGTCGCGGTGAGCGGTGACGGCCGTGTCGGCGCGGTGCTCTGGTCGACCGAGTCCGTCGAGATCCCCGGACAGCTCATCGGCGTGGCAAGCGCGTCCCAGCTCGTCGTGGTGGAGCTCGCGAGCGGACGTCATCTGGTCGGCCCGACACCGCTCGATATCGGCGCCGGCGCGCTCGCCCTCGATCGGACCGGCTCGATCGTCGCCGTCGCCGCTGCGCGGGACGGCGCGGTCACGCTCGTCTCGACCGATTCGGGCGAGCGGCGCCCGATCGCGGGTGATCGTCCGATCCCCCTCGACCGCGACACGCTCGCCGTCGCCATGACGTTCGACCCGGCGGGGCGCCTCATCGTCGGCCGGCTCGGGACGAGCCTCGACGTGATCGATCCGGCCTCGGCGAGAGTCGTGGACTCGATCGTCGTCCCCGAGGGCTCCGCGCACCAGGCGATCGATGTGACCCCGTCTGGTCGTATCGTGGCTGCCGGGGACAAGGAGCTCATCGCCGTCGATGCTGCCGCGAAGCGCGTCGTCTGGTCGCGCGAGCTCGGCGGTCAGACATACGGACCGTGCTACTGGCTGGCCGTATCCGAACCGCACGACCGCATCTACTGCGGCAACAGATACGGACGCATCACCGTATTCGTACTCGAGGACGGTCGCGCGACCGGCGAGAGCTTGGACTCCCTGCTCGGCGACGTCGGCACGATGGAGGTCTCGCCCGACGGGGCGGTTCTCACGACGATCAGCGGCACCGAGGCAGCGATCTCCCGGTGGAGTCTCGACGGCGGGGGTGCTGCGCACCGGCTCGTCGCGCCGGGCGCGACCGCGGTGGGAGGCTACTCGTTCGAGGGCAGTTCGATCGTCGTGGCCCCGCCGCACCCCGGATCGATCAGCGAGTCGCCGTGGGTCGGCGCAGCGGTCGTGGACACGCGAACCGGCGCTCAGACCTATGAGCTCGACGGTGCGGTCAACGCCGTCGGCTGGGCTGCCGGGCGCCGGCTCATCGCCAACTACCCCGACGACCTCGCCTTCCGCGTCGTCGATCCCGACCGCGGAGCGCCCATCGGCGAGCCACTCGACCTGCACAGGTACTGGGTCGATCTCGACGGCGCGGTGATCCATGCGATGGACCCCGAAGGCCGGATCGTCGACCTCGACTCGGCGGACCTCGAGCCCGTCGGAGACCCGCTCGCCTTCGACGGCTGGCCCATCTGGTTCGCCAAGTCCCCAGATGGCCGACGCATCGCGGTCACGTACTTCGGGGAATCCGCTCTCGCGCCGGACGGCACGCCCGTGTCCACGCACGTGACGATCATCGACGGGGACGACGGGCAGGTCGTGGAGGATCGTGCCCTCTTCATCGGAGGCACGGTCATCCTGGATGACGGCAGGCTGATCGGCCTCGAGGACAACCGCATCGGATGGTACGAGACGGACACGCTCGACCGCACCGGATCGCTTCCCGGAGCCGCGGGCGGCCTCGGCATCCCGGCGTTGAGCACCGACGCGCGAACGCTTCTCATCAGCGCGGCGGACGGCTCGACGATGCTGTACGACCTGCCGAGCGGAACCCGGATCGGCGAGCCCCTGCACGCCGACCCCGCGACCCCGCTCGCCGAACACCTGCGCCCCGATGGGATGGAGCTCGCGCTGTCGATGCCCGAGGGCGTCGTCGTCTGGGACCTCGATCCCGAGCACCAGTTCGACGCGGTTTGCCGAGTCGCCGGCCGTGACCTCACGGCCGATGAGTGGAGAACGTACCTCTCGGACCTCGGCGAGCCGCAGAGCACCTGCGGCTTCGACTCCGCCGACTGA